A window of the Pseudomonas gozinkensis genome harbors these coding sequences:
- the gshA gene encoding glutamate--cysteine ligase, whose protein sequence is MSELLNRRLALLGERANLSLLEQCLHGIERECLRVTGEGRLAQTPHPEALGSALTNEQITTDYSESLLEFITPALPDPADTLASLDKIHRFAYSKLGNEYLWSPSMPCPLPAEEDIPIAYYGTSNIGQLKYVYRKGLALRYGKTMQCIAGIHYNFSLPEKLWPLLKEAEGFVGTDRDFQSSSYIALIRNFRRYSWLLMYLFGASPALDAGFLRGRAHQLEQLDPDTLYLPYATSLRMSDLGYQSNAQAGLTPCYNDLASYTDSLRKAVATPYAPYVEVGTHQDGEWVQLNTNILQIENEYYSNIRPKRVTYTGERPIQALMARGIQYVEVRCLDINPFLPMGIDLTESRFLDAFLLYCALNESPLLTNNSCGNATSNFLSVVKEGRRPGLQLQRDGQPVELKEWAAELLEKIAPLAALLDQSHGGDAHSKALDAQLAKVKDSSLTPSAQVLAAMATHKESFAQFSLRQSQAHAEFFRSEPLAAEEQAKFEELAHSSLAQQAELEQNEVGDFDVFVGSYQASILAISN, encoded by the coding sequence TTGAGCGAACTTCTCAACCGCCGCCTGGCTCTGCTCGGCGAGCGCGCTAACCTCTCTCTGCTTGAGCAGTGCCTTCACGGTATCGAACGTGAATGCCTGCGCGTGACCGGCGAAGGCCGCCTGGCCCAAACGCCGCACCCTGAAGCCCTGGGTTCCGCGCTGACCAACGAACAGATCACCACCGACTATTCCGAGTCGTTGCTGGAGTTCATCACGCCTGCCCTGCCAGACCCTGCCGATACCCTCGCCAGCCTGGACAAGATTCATCGCTTTGCCTACAGCAAGCTCGGCAACGAGTATCTGTGGAGTCCATCGATGCCGTGCCCGTTGCCGGCCGAGGAAGATATCCCGATCGCCTATTACGGCACCTCCAACATCGGTCAGCTCAAGTACGTCTACCGCAAGGGCCTGGCCCTGCGTTACGGCAAGACCATGCAGTGCATCGCCGGGATTCACTACAACTTCTCCCTGCCGGAAAAACTCTGGCCGCTGCTCAAGGAAGCCGAGGGCTTCGTCGGCACCGACCGGGATTTCCAGTCGTCGTCCTATATCGCGCTGATCCGTAACTTCCGCCGCTACAGCTGGCTGCTGATGTACCTGTTCGGTGCTTCGCCGGCGCTTGACGCGGGTTTCCTGCGCGGTCGTGCGCACCAGCTGGAACAGCTGGATCCGGACACCCTGTACCTGCCCTACGCCACCAGCCTGCGCATGAGTGACCTCGGTTACCAGAGCAACGCCCAGGCCGGCCTGACCCCTTGCTACAACGACCTGGCGAGCTACACCGACAGCCTGCGCAAAGCGGTCGCCACGCCGTACGCGCCGTACGTCGAAGTCGGCACGCACCAGGATGGCGAGTGGGTGCAACTGAACACCAACATCTTGCAGATCGAAAACGAGTACTACTCGAACATCCGCCCGAAACGCGTGACCTACACCGGCGAGCGGCCGATCCAGGCCTTGATGGCCCGTGGCATCCAGTACGTCGAAGTGCGCTGCCTGGACATCAACCCGTTCCTGCCGATGGGCATCGACCTCACCGAGTCGCGTTTCCTCGACGCGTTCCTGCTGTACTGCGCGCTGAACGAAAGCCCGCTGCTGACCAACAATTCCTGCGGCAACGCCACCTCCAACTTCCTCAGCGTGGTCAAGGAAGGCCGGCGTCCAGGCCTGCAATTGCAGCGCGACGGTCAACCGGTCGAGCTGAAGGAGTGGGCGGCCGAACTGCTGGAAAAAATCGCTCCGCTGGCGGCACTGCTGGATCAAAGCCACGGCGGCGATGCCCACAGCAAGGCACTCGATGCGCAACTGGCCAAGGTCAAGGATTCGTCCCTGACGCCTTCGGCCCAGGTGCTGGCGGCGATGGCCACGCACAAGGAAAGCTTCGCGCAATTTTCCCTGCGCCAGAGCCAGGCCCACGCCGAATTCTTCCGCAGCGAGCCTTTGGCGGCTGAGGAACAGGCGAAGTTTGAAGAACTGGCGCACTCGTCGTTGGCGCAACAGGCTGAGCTGGAGCAGAACGAGGTGGGCGATTTCGACGTGTTTGTCGGGTCGTATCAGGCGAGTATTTTGGCGATCAGTAACTGA
- a CDS encoding IS3 family transposase (programmed frameshift), with amino-acid sequence MAKYTVQVKLLAVQDYCSGKTGLRDVAGRHDVDFSSLRQWVAAYQIHGAAALEAKKVQHYSAEFRLSVLKRMREEQLSYRQVAALFDIRKFNIIGDWERRYYGAGKNALSRQPNRPGSQKKMPKPTLPSQPQPPDDDSRTRDELIAELNQLRLENDYFKKARCLGSEEASSAAERAQIVIELRQQYPLEDLLKAAGLARSTFYYQHKVLQAADKYADLKTRIRTIFDEHKGRYGYRRITLAVRDAGHRVNHKTVQRLMTELQIKSLVRVKKYRAYKGEAGQAAPNLLKREFEAQQPNQKWVTDVTEFKVGGQKLYLSPILDLYNGEIISYDIARRPLFSMVGAMLKKAFDRLQAHEKPILHSDQGWQYRMPIYGRLLKERSVTPSMSRKGNCYDNAAMESFFGTLKSEFFYLNKFSSLDELHAGLVDYIHYYNHRRIRLKLNGLSPVEYRTQSAQV; translated from the exons ATGGCGAAGTACACAGTTCAAGTGAAGCTGTTGGCGGTGCAGGACTACTGCTCTGGTAAAACCGGTCTTAGAGATGTTGCGGGGCGGCACGATGTAGATTTTTCTTCATTGCGCCAGTGGGTCGCGGCCTATCAGATCCATGGCGCGGCCGCTTTAGAAGCAAAAAAAGTGCAGCACTACAGCGCTGAATTCAGACTATCTGTCTTGAAACGCATGCGCGAAGAGCAACTTTCCTACCGCCAAGTGGCGGCATTGTTTGATATCCGAAAATTCAACATCATTGGTGACTGGGAGCGCCGCTATTATGGGGCCGGTAAAAATGCCTTGTCTCGGCAGCCCAACCGACCTGGATCTCAGAAAAAGATGCCGAAACCGACCTTACCTTCTCAACCCCAGCCACCCGATGATGATTCCCGTACTCGGGATGAGCTGATCGCGGAGCTAAATCAGCTTCGGTTGGAAAATGACTATT TTAAAAAAGCTCGATGCCTTGGTTCAGAAGAAGCGAGCAGCGCAGCAGAAAGAGCGCAAATCGTAATCGAGCTAAGGCAGCAGTACCCTCTCGAGGACTTGCTGAAAGCCGCCGGACTGGCGCGCAGCACGTTTTACTATCAGCACAAGGTGCTCCAGGCCGCCGACAAGTATGCGGACCTGAAAACCAGGATCCGCACAATTTTCGACGAGCACAAAGGACGATATGGCTATCGCCGCATCACTTTGGCAGTTCGAGATGCTGGTCACCGGGTCAATCACAAGACGGTTCAACGTCTGATGACCGAGCTTCAGATCAAGAGCCTTGTGCGTGTGAAAAAATATCGCGCTTACAAAGGAGAAGCAGGCCAGGCTGCTCCTAATCTGCTGAAGCGCGAGTTTGAAGCGCAACAGCCAAATCAGAAGTGGGTAACCGATGTCACAGAGTTCAAGGTGGGAGGGCAAAAACTTTATCTCTCGCCCATCCTGGATCTGTATAACGGCGAAATCATTTCTTACGACATAGCCAGACGACCATTATTCAGCATGGTCGGGGCGATGCTGAAAAAGGCATTTGATCGTCTTCAGGCGCATGAGAAGCCAATTTTGCATTCCGACCAAGGGTGGCAATATCGGATGCCGATCTATGGTCGACTTCTCAAAGAGCGCTCGGTCACGCCTAGCATGTCGCGCAAAGGTAATTGCTACGACAATGCGGCGATGGAGAGCTTTTTTGGCACGCTGAAATCCGAATTTTTTTACCTGAACAAATTCAGTAGTCTGGACGAGCTTCACGCTGGCCTGGTGGACTACATCCACTACTACAATCACCGACGCATCAGGCTGAAGTTAAACGGATTGAGCCCTGTTGAATACAGGACTCAATCTGCTCAGGTATAG